TCCCACGGGAAGCCGGGCAGCTGCGGTCCGCGGGGCCCGGACGTGGTGTCCGGGCCGGTCGCGCTGCTCATTCGCCCTGCGGGGGCAGGCTCTTGATGGGCTCGACGTCGAAGTCCTTCTTGCCCACCTTCGCCGCACCACCCGGCGAGCCGAGTTCGTCGAAGAAGTCCACGTTCGCCTTGGTGTAGGCAGCCCACTCGTCCGGCACGTCGTCCTCGTAGTAGATGGCCTCCACCGGGCAGACCGGCTCGCAGGCACCGCAGTCGACGCACTCATCGGGGTGGATGTAGAGCATCCGCCCGCCCTCGTAGATGCAGTCGACAGGGCATTCCTCGATGCATGCCTTGTCGAGCACGTCCACGCAGGGCTCGGCGATCACGTAGGTCACGGTTGCACTCCTGCTCGAAGCGTTGTCCTAGTCGCGCGCAGGAACCTCCTGCCGCGACTGCTGACAGTATCTCTCCTACCCACCCAGGACACGTACCCGGTCCCACAGCTCGGGAGCGCTGCCGACTCTACGACGCAGGCGTGAACGGCGTAAACCACTTCTGTTGAAGCCCTGTTGGAACTCCCCACGTCAGGAGCGATCCACGCCGCCGACGTGCGATGCGCCACATCCCGCTGGAGATCAGGACTTGGCGCGCTTGCCCAGGACGATGCCGAGCATCATCGCGCTCGGCAGCGCACCGGCTCCGATCAGCAGCAGCGTCCGCCAGTCGTTGCCGACCAGTACCATGTCCCCGCCGGGACCGAAGACGCCGAACGCCATCACGGTCAGGAACCAGAGCACCATCGGCGCGCCCGCGATCCGGCGGCGCGGGGACAGCCGCGCGGCCTCCGACACCAGCAGCGGCGTGGTCACCGCCGCGACCGCCGCGGTGACCGGGAACTGCACGGTGCCGATGTAGGAGGGCAGGAAGAGCAGCTCGAGCAGCGCCAGGATCACGGCATCGACCAGCAGGAAGCCGAACACCAACCGGTCCGTCCCGCTCAACGGTCCCCCACCGGTTCGGTGCCGCTGACACCGAGCCCGCCGAACAGGTCCACCTCGCAGCCCGCGGGATCACCGCTGGCCAGCACGTAGTGCTCGGTCGGCACGATGGGCTGGGCGACGCCGTTGGACAGCGCGTAGGCCGCGACGCCGGCACCGTTGTCCCACCGGTCCAGCCACACCTTGACCTGGGTGCCGTGCGCCCGCAGCGCGCTGATCTTGGCGGGCAGGTGCTCGGACACGTCGATCACGGTGCTGATCGACTCGTCCGCGACGCTGGCCAGCTCGTGCGGTTCGGGCAGCTGGAACGGCATGCCCTCGACCTCGGCCAGGGCGGCCAAGCCCTTCTCCAGCGTGTCGCGCGAAGGCACGGCGTAGAAGACGCGCTGCACCTCGGGAACCTTCGCGGCAGCGGCGACGGTCACCTCGTGAGCGCGGATGTGGTCCGGGTGGCCGTAACCGCCGTCGGCGGCGTAGCTCACGACCACCTGCGGTCTGACCTCGCGCAGCACCGCTTCCAGCGCATCGACCTGCTCATCGGCGGCGCCGGTCGCGAAGGCCCGGGGATGTGCCTCGGGCAGCGCGCTCGCCAATCCCGGCTGCTCCCAGAGCATCCCGGAGTCGCGCCAGCGCCCGATGCCACCGAGGAAGCGGTGGTCGGTCACGTGGAGCGCGGCGCAGGCCGAGCGCAGCTCGCCGACCCGGTAGCCGCCGAGCTGGTCCGCCTGGTCGGCGGCCAGGCCGCGCAGGCTCTCGGGGATGACCTCGCCCTCCTCGCCGAGGGTGCAGGTCACCACCACCACCTGCACGCCGCGTGCGGCATAGCGAGCGATCGTCCCGCCGGTCCAGAGGCTTTCGTCATCGGGGTGCGCGTGTACCAGCAGCAACCGCGGTGGGGCCGTCAGCGTCACCGGTCCAGCCTAATCTGCGCCCCGAACCACCCAACGCACGGCGTGCCCTTCTTGCCTTCCACCCGCGTTCTGCGTACGGCTGCGGAAGCCGCAGCACCCGACTTTCCGCGTCGGCGGTGGCAGCCGCTTCGGTATGCCATGGCCCGTGAGTGGTTTGGGGGGCTATAGCACCACAAACCACACACGGTCACTGACCTGCGGATTCGCCTCAGTAGCCGTCGTTGTCCGCATACGTCCCGAGCCACTGCGCCGCACTGGAGAACGGACCGGACATGCCGTGTCCCGGTTCGACTCCCTTCACCTCCGGCCGCAGCGCCAGGACCTGCGCCTGCTGGTAGAGCGGCAGCGCGACCGCTGCCCGCCACAGCACCGGCTCGACGATCGACGACGCCTCACCGAAGGGCACCCGGCCGGTCATCGCCGCGTCGATGGTCGGCTGCAGCAGCTCGTCGCAGAAACCGGCCGCGTTGTGCGGGAACGGCTGTTCGCTGTCCGCCGCCACGCCGGGACATCCGTACGCCGCGGCCATGTTCGCGGCCGCATCACCACCGGCGGGACGCGGCGCGATCGCCATGTCCACCGAGGCCGCACCGCCGGGCTCCCCCGTCTTCGGGTTGGCCGCCAGCATCTCGCCGAACAGCTGATCACCGGTCGGCGTCACGACCGTCGCCTGGATGCCCTGCTCCCGCAGCTGCCGCGCGGCCTCCTCGGCGACCCGGATGTAGGACTCGTGCTCGAAGGGCGCCGCGATGACCAGGTTCAGCGGTCGCCCATCGCGCATCCAGGCACCGCCGCTGCGCTGGTAGCCGGCCTCGTCGAGCAGCTTCTCCACCCGCGCCGGGTCGGGCTTCGCGGGGAACGCACCGGCCGGTTCCGTCGGCGTGTAGCCGGGTTCGGACGGCGCGAGCACCTGGGCGTGCGACTGCAGCTGCTCGGCGGGACCACCGCCGGTGCCCGCCTCGATCAGCGCAGGTCGGTCCAGCGCCGCGAGCACGGCCTGCCGCGTCTTGATGTCGGCCAGCGCGCGGCTGTCCGGCCGCAGCAGCACCTCCACGGTCGCCGGCCGCGGCACGTTGATCAGCTGCACGGAATCGCCGAGATCCCGCAGCGCCTGCATGGTCCCGGTGTCCGCGCC
This portion of the Saccharopolyspora antimicrobica genome encodes:
- a CDS encoding ABC transporter family substrate-binding protein encodes the protein MSQGRRRPLAAVSLLVTTASLVAACTNAPPPPLVSETPTTQPPTSTAPAEQPMPVEVVVGVDELEGGFNPHTLADLSPTSSALASLMLPSVHRPGPDGRLQLDTTLMESAELVPDQEKFTVRYRIRREANWSDGAPIAAEDFVYLWQQLRSQPGVSDAAGYQLIDDVASRQGGKTVDVTFAKPFPGWQSLFNNLLPAHLLRDAPRGWSTVLDDGYPASGGPFAIRQIDLDRGEIILERNDRYWGPPAQSDRIALRAIDKARQVEALRSGDSHLAVFGADTGTMQALRDLGDSVQLINVPRPATVEVLLRPDSRALADIKTRQAVLAALDRPALIEAGTGGGPAEQLQSHAQVLAPSEPGYTPTEPAGAFPAKPDPARVEKLLDEAGYQRSGGAWMRDGRPLNLVIAAPFEHESYIRVAEEAARQLREQGIQATVVTPTGDQLFGEMLAANPKTGEPGGAASVDMAIAPRPAGGDAAANMAAAYGCPGVAADSEQPFPHNAAGFCDELLQPTIDAAMTGRVPFGEASSIVEPVLWRAAVALPLYQQAQVLALRPEVKGVEPGHGMSGPFSSAAQWLGTYADNDGY
- the mshB gene encoding N-acetyl-1-D-myo-inositol-2-amino-2-deoxy-alpha-D-glucopyranoside deacetylase, translating into MTLTAPPRLLLVHAHPDDESLWTGGTIARYAARGVQVVVVTCTLGEEGEVIPESLRGLAADQADQLGGYRVGELRSACAALHVTDHRFLGGIGRWRDSGMLWEQPGLASALPEAHPRAFATGAADEQVDALEAVLREVRPQVVVSYAADGGYGHPDHIRAHEVTVAAAAKVPEVQRVFYAVPSRDTLEKGLAALAEVEGMPFQLPEPHELASVADESISTVIDVSEHLPAKISALRAHGTQVKVWLDRWDNGAGVAAYALSNGVAQPIVPTEHYVLASGDPAGCEVDLFGGLGVSGTEPVGDR
- the fdxA gene encoding ferredoxin codes for the protein MTYVIAEPCVDVLDKACIEECPVDCIYEGGRMLYIHPDECVDCGACEPVCPVEAIYYEDDVPDEWAAYTKANVDFFDELGSPGGAAKVGKKDFDVEPIKSLPPQGE